One genomic region from Halococcus qingdaonensis encodes:
- a CDS encoding CaiB/BaiF CoA transferase family protein: MRLDGVRVLDLTRHLPGPYATQLLADAGAEVVKIEDTATGDPTRWMSFESEGSDGTLFGAVNRGKRSVALDLKTDAGREAFFELASDADVLIEGFRPGVTERLGIDDDSVREHNPEIVYCSLSGYGQTGPYRTRAGHDLNYAAFSGLLDMTRADESAKPQMPGVPVGDMAGGLFAAFSIVGALCSRALGNTGGEYLDVAMTDVLLSFSQALAPDALAGETPRPGETALTGELPWYGIYETSDGKFVSIAALEPPFWNAFCETVGREDLIETHMTDDEATRAALREELTELFAAKTRDEWAETFADSDATVEPVRTLPEALDHPQTDSRGIVERTQWPQRIGFPARSSDHADPATGVPGHGAQTEAVLREADYTDDDIAELRESGAAVFGE, translated from the coding sequence ATGCGACTCGATGGCGTCCGCGTGCTCGATCTGACGCGTCACCTGCCAGGTCCGTACGCCACCCAACTGCTCGCCGACGCCGGGGCGGAGGTCGTCAAGATCGAGGATACCGCCACCGGTGATCCGACCCGCTGGATGAGCTTCGAGAGCGAAGGGAGCGACGGAACGCTGTTCGGGGCGGTCAATCGGGGCAAGCGAAGCGTCGCACTCGACCTCAAAACCGACGCGGGGCGCGAGGCGTTCTTCGAGCTCGCGAGCGACGCCGACGTGCTGATCGAGGGATTCCGCCCGGGCGTCACCGAACGCCTCGGGATCGACGACGATTCAGTTCGTGAGCACAACCCCGAGATCGTCTACTGCTCGCTGTCGGGCTACGGCCAGACCGGGCCGTACCGCACCCGTGCGGGCCACGACCTGAACTACGCCGCCTTTTCGGGTCTGCTCGACATGACCCGTGCCGACGAGAGCGCGAAACCACAGATGCCGGGCGTTCCGGTGGGTGACATGGCCGGCGGGCTCTTCGCCGCGTTCTCGATCGTCGGCGCGCTCTGTTCGCGCGCGCTCGGCAACACCGGCGGCGAGTATCTCGACGTCGCCATGACCGACGTGTTGCTCTCCTTTTCACAAGCGCTCGCGCCCGACGCGCTCGCGGGCGAGACGCCGCGCCCCGGGGAAACGGCTCTCACGGGGGAGTTGCCCTGGTACGGGATCTACGAGACCAGTGATGGAAAGTTCGTCTCGATCGCGGCGCTCGAACCGCCGTTCTGGAACGCATTTTGTGAGACCGTCGGCCGTGAGGATCTCATCGAGACACACATGACGGACGACGAGGCGACACGTGCGGCGCTGCGCGAGGAGTTGACCGAGCTATTCGCCGCGAAGACCCGCGACGAGTGGGCCGAGACGTTCGCGGACAGCGACGCGACCGTCGAACCCGTTCGCACTCTCCCCGAGGCGCTCGATCATCCACAGACCGACTCGCGAGGGATCGTCGAACGGACACAGTGGCCACAGCGGATCGGCTTTCCGGCGCGGTCGTCCGATCACGCCGACCCCGCGACAGGCGTTCCAGGACACGGTGCACAGACCGAAGCGGTCCTCCGCGAGGCGGACTACACCGACGACGATATCGCGGAGCTACGCGAGTCGGGAGCCGCGGTTTTCGGCGAGTGA
- a CDS encoding glutaredoxin family protein, translating to MAITLYRLEGCPHCEAVVDRLDDLNIDFDSIWVEALHSKRDEVKRVSGQRDVPVLVDDERGITMSESDRIVEHLDRSYAAA from the coding sequence ATGGCCATCACGCTCTACCGTCTCGAAGGCTGCCCGCACTGCGAAGCCGTCGTCGACCGTCTCGACGATCTGAATATCGACTTCGACAGCATCTGGGTCGAGGCGCTGCACTCCAAACGCGACGAGGTGAAGCGCGTCTCCGGCCAGCGCGACGTCCCGGTGCTCGTCGACGACGAGCGCGGCATCACGATGAGCGAGTCCGACCGCATCGTCGAACATCTCGATCGTTCGTACGCCGCGGCCTGA
- a CDS encoding phosphotransferase family protein, with amino-acid sequence MSDEYFARIVDRESLADYFERELGAVEAFDVRHHQEGHSNETLFVEWGDRDLVVRRPPPGEVADTAHDVLREYRVMDALQETDVRVPPTVLACEDHSVLGCDFYVMERVAGDVLREGEPERFATPDHRQRIGEELVDGLAEIHAVDYEDAGLGEFGHPEGFTERQVSRWSEQLTWAFDVTSEEREVPALYDVMEWLTENVPDAPTHTLVQGDYKLDNVMFGPGTPPEIVAVFDWELSTLGNPLVDLGWLLSYWWDEGDPEPPAATDSLTATFMTSEGYPSRQELVERYEQRTGIEYENDRFYRALAVYKLAGLGEMFFRRYLEGNADDPLYPKMETGVPELADRAVRIIEGEEPL; translated from the coding sequence ATGAGCGACGAGTATTTCGCGCGCATCGTCGATCGGGAGTCGCTCGCCGACTACTTCGAGCGCGAACTCGGGGCAGTTGAGGCGTTCGACGTTCGCCACCATCAGGAGGGCCACTCGAACGAGACGCTGTTCGTCGAGTGGGGTGATCGCGACCTCGTGGTCCGTCGACCGCCACCTGGCGAGGTCGCCGACACCGCCCACGACGTACTACGGGAGTACCGTGTGATGGACGCGCTTCAGGAGACGGACGTCAGAGTGCCGCCCACCGTGTTGGCCTGTGAGGATCATTCAGTCTTGGGCTGTGATTTCTACGTGATGGAGCGCGTCGCGGGCGACGTGCTGCGCGAGGGCGAGCCCGAGCGTTTCGCCACGCCCGATCACCGACAGCGGATCGGCGAGGAACTCGTCGACGGGCTCGCCGAGATCCACGCGGTCGACTACGAGGACGCGGGCCTCGGCGAGTTCGGCCATCCAGAGGGGTTCACCGAGCGGCAGGTGAGCCGCTGGTCGGAACAGTTGACCTGGGCATTCGACGTGACAAGCGAGGAGCGCGAGGTGCCCGCGCTCTACGACGTGATGGAGTGGCTGACCGAGAACGTGCCCGACGCGCCGACGCACACGCTCGTCCAGGGCGACTACAAACTCGACAACGTGATGTTCGGGCCGGGAACGCCACCCGAGATCGTCGCGGTGTTCGACTGGGAGCTGAGCACACTTGGAAATCCGCTCGTCGATCTCGGCTGGCTGCTGTCGTACTGGTGGGACGAGGGCGATCCCGAACCCCCGGCGGCGACCGACTCGCTCACCGCGACGTTCATGACCAGTGAGGGCTATCCCAGTCGGCAGGAACTGGTCGAGCGCTACGAGCAACGGACGGGGATCGAGTACGAGAACGACCGGTTCTATCGCGCGCTCGCGGTCTACAAGCTCGCCGGCCTCGGCGAGATGTTCTTCCGGCGCTATCTGGAGGGCAACGCCGACGACCCGCTCTACCCGAAGATGGAGACTGGCGTGCCCGAACTCGCCGATCGCGCGGTGCGCATCATCGAGGGGGAGGAGCCGCTATGA
- a CDS encoding acyl-CoA dehydrogenase family protein, which produces MDYDDSATAQELRDRAREFMDEVVLPKERANAAGSVSQGTIDELREQAREYDVYAPQIPEEHGGMGIALRDVLPLFEEAGRSLLGAPAMRVDAPDEGNMHTLELVGTEAQKEEWLDPLVAGEVRSGFAMTEPAPGGGSDPKMLRTTAEKKGDEWVIDGHKWWTTQGSAADVLLVMARTDEEAHPYAGCSIILVPTDAAGVEIVRDIPHLGQDLVPESHAEIRFDGVRVPEENLLGEENEGFTVAQQRLGPARLTHCMRFSGMADRALDVAKAYMSEREAFGSSLADKQAQRFAIAEAETRLHAARTMVRDAAAKLDAGEEARVEVSMSKVFAANVAQETIDLAIQCCGGAGISRDLPLADFYDAVRAFRIVDGADEVHKRTIARAAFDDTDPTEIEAVPRFDG; this is translated from the coding sequence ATGGACTACGACGACTCGGCGACCGCCCAGGAACTGCGCGATCGAGCCCGCGAATTCATGGACGAAGTCGTGCTGCCGAAGGAGCGCGCCAACGCCGCCGGCAGCGTCTCCCAGGGGACGATCGACGAACTACGCGAGCAGGCCCGCGAGTACGACGTCTACGCACCCCAGATTCCCGAAGAACACGGCGGCATGGGAATCGCGCTCCGGGACGTACTGCCGCTGTTCGAGGAAGCGGGTCGAAGCCTGCTCGGCGCGCCCGCGATGCGCGTCGACGCGCCCGACGAGGGGAACATGCACACGCTCGAACTCGTCGGCACCGAGGCACAGAAAGAGGAGTGGCTCGACCCGCTGGTGGCCGGCGAGGTTCGTTCGGGCTTCGCGATGACCGAACCCGCTCCTGGAGGCGGATCAGACCCGAAGATGCTCCGTACCACCGCGGAAAAGAAAGGGGACGAATGGGTCATCGACGGCCACAAATGGTGGACCACCCAGGGCAGCGCGGCCGACGTGCTCCTGGTGATGGCCCGGACCGACGAGGAGGCTCACCCCTACGCCGGCTGCTCGATCATTCTCGTGCCGACCGACGCGGCGGGCGTCGAGATCGTCCGCGACATTCCCCATCTCGGCCAGGATCTCGTGCCCGAGAGCCACGCCGAGATCCGCTTCGACGGGGTGCGCGTGCCCGAGGAGAACCTCCTCGGCGAGGAAAACGAGGGGTTCACCGTCGCCCAGCAGCGCCTCGGGCCCGCACGACTGACCCACTGCATGCGCTTTTCCGGAATGGCCGATCGCGCGCTCGACGTGGCAAAGGCCTACATGAGCGAGCGCGAAGCGTTCGGCTCGTCGCTCGCCGACAAACAGGCCCAGCGGTTCGCGATCGCCGAGGCAGAAACCCGGCTGCACGCCGCGCGGACGATGGTCAGGGACGCCGCGGCGAAACTCGACGCCGGCGAGGAGGCCAGAGTCGAGGTCTCGATGAGCAAGGTCTTCGCCGCCAACGTCGCCCAGGAGACGATCGATCTCGCCATCCAGTGCTGTGGCGGGGCCGGCATCAGTCGCGATCTGCCGCTCGCCGACTTCTACGACGCGGTACGTGCCTTCCGTATCGTCGACGGAGCCGACGAGGTCCACAAGCGAACGATCGCGCGTGCGGCCTTCGACGACACTGATCCGACGGAGATCGAGGCGGTCCCCCGCTTCGACGGCTGA
- a CDS encoding HAD family hydrolase, which translates to MNYEAVFWDIGGVILDLGSVRAGHRAFVGALADEHDLDREEALATWRDELGSHFSTREGTEFRSARVGYGRAVAAMVGHELPEEEWLPTFERATRENLEPIAETVTAIRRLESHVHQGVVSDIDTWEGEALLSQFGVADRLDAVTTSEEVGRTKPDPAMFETALAKAGVEPAAALMVGDRYENDMQGAARAGIDTVAFGGSASEAAPDDPAVTYRVDDPLDIVDLVGIDDG; encoded by the coding sequence ATGAACTACGAGGCAGTCTTCTGGGACATCGGCGGCGTGATCCTGGATCTCGGCTCGGTCCGGGCGGGCCATCGGGCGTTCGTCGGGGCGCTCGCCGACGAGCACGATCTCGACAGGGAGGAAGCGCTCGCCACGTGGCGCGACGAACTGGGATCGCATTTCAGTACGCGCGAGGGCACCGAGTTCCGCAGCGCGCGGGTCGGTTACGGGCGCGCGGTCGCGGCGATGGTCGGGCACGAACTGCCCGAGGAGGAGTGGCTGCCGACCTTTGAGCGCGCGACCCGTGAGAACCTCGAACCAATCGCGGAAACCGTCACTGCGATCCGCCGGCTCGAAAGCCACGTTCATCAGGGTGTCGTCAGCGACATCGACACGTGGGAGGGCGAGGCGCTGCTCTCGCAGTTCGGCGTCGCTGACCGACTCGACGCGGTGACGACCTCCGAGGAGGTCGGCCGGACGAAACCCGACCCGGCGATGTTCGAGACCGCGCTCGCGAAGGCGGGCGTCGAACCCGCCGCGGCGCTGATGGTCGGCGATCGCTACGAGAACGACATGCAGGGCGCGGCGCGAGCGGGTATCGACACCGTCGCGTTCGGGGGCAGCGCGAGCGAGGCGGCCCCCGACGATCCGGCCGTCACGTATCGCGTCGATGACCCGCTCGATATCGTCGATCTGGTCGGTATCGACGACGGGTGA
- a CDS encoding SDR family NAD(P)-dependent oxidoreductase: protein MTTEQFSVDGDTALVTGASSGIGRAIAERFAADGAEVVICSREQGNVDPVAEGIQEAGGSALAVECDVRERDSVEALVEATVAEFGGLDTLVNNAGASFMANFEGISENGWKTIVDINLHGTYHCTQAAGEVMREGDGGTIINFASVAGQEGAPFMSHYAAAKAGVANLTSTLAYEWADDGVRVNCIAPGFVATPGVASQMGVTADEIDREEVDRKIGTSEEIADVAQFLASSAASYLTGETITARGVPDIMESPE from the coding sequence ATGACCACGGAACAGTTCAGCGTCGACGGCGACACGGCGCTCGTGACGGGCGCGTCGAGCGGTATCGGGCGCGCGATCGCCGAGCGGTTCGCGGCCGATGGGGCGGAGGTCGTGATCTGTTCGCGCGAGCAGGGGAACGTCGATCCCGTGGCCGAGGGGATCCAGGAGGCCGGCGGATCGGCGCTCGCCGTCGAGTGTGACGTGCGCGAGCGCGACTCCGTTGAGGCGCTCGTCGAGGCCACCGTCGCGGAGTTCGGCGGGCTCGACACGCTCGTCAACAACGCGGGCGCGAGCTTCATGGCGAACTTCGAGGGCATCTCCGAGAACGGCTGGAAGACGATCGTCGACATCAACCTCCACGGGACCTACCACTGCACGCAGGCCGCCGGCGAGGTGATGCGCGAGGGCGATGGGGGGACGATCATCAACTTCGCGAGCGTCGCCGGACAGGAGGGCGCGCCGTTCATGAGCCACTACGCCGCCGCCAAGGCGGGCGTGGCGAACCTCACCTCGACGCTCGCCTACGAGTGGGCCGACGACGGGGTGCGGGTGAACTGCATCGCGCCGGGGTTCGTCGCCACACCCGGCGTGGCGAGCCAGATGGGCGTCACCGCCGACGAGATCGACCGAGAGGAGGTGGATCGCAAGATCGGCACGAGTGAGGAGATCGCCGACGTCGCCCAATTCCTCGCGAGCTCCGCCGCGTCGTATCTCACCGGCGAGACGATCACCGCACGGGGCGTGCCGGACATCATGGAATCGCCAGAATGA
- a CDS encoding BtrH N-terminal domain-containing protein, with amino-acid sequence MSIADYPHRSGAHCGSASLRNLAAHYGWGLDEPLCFGLGAGIGFGYYEAGPASRTIMGRSSWLESGFFETLAIPFEEGDGENWEIAWEAVSARLADGTPVVLFADLYYLDYYGTDTHFGPHTLVCLGTEGDDVLLSDSEFESVQRLPIDRLRQQAWGSEHGFVGPLSNRWLAIDGERPSPDTSIESAARVAIARATKGMLTDGESGAWGTQGLEGIRRFARELPEWTGLDDASWSARFAYQNIERRGTGGGAFRRLYADFLAQLDFLDDSFADRTRAIADDWRALGETLRAASETPTTETFERAGEQAATIADHEEELFVDLREGLEND; translated from the coding sequence ATGTCGATCGCCGACTACCCACACCGGTCGGGCGCACACTGCGGGTCGGCCTCGCTGCGCAACCTGGCGGCGCACTACGGCTGGGGGCTCGACGAGCCGCTCTGTTTCGGTCTCGGGGCCGGTATCGGCTTCGGCTACTACGAGGCGGGACCCGCCAGCCGCACCATCATGGGCCGAAGCTCGTGGCTCGAATCGGGCTTCTTCGAGACCCTCGCGATCCCGTTCGAAGAGGGCGACGGTGAGAACTGGGAGATAGCCTGGGAAGCCGTCAGCGCGCGGCTCGCCGACGGAACACCCGTCGTGCTGTTCGCCGATCTCTACTACCTCGACTACTACGGGACGGACACCCACTTCGGCCCGCACACGCTCGTCTGTCTCGGCACCGAGGGAGACGACGTGCTGCTCTCGGACAGCGAGTTCGAGAGTGTCCAGCGGCTACCGATCGACCGCCTCCGGCAACAAGCATGGGGTTCGGAACACGGCTTCGTCGGGCCGCTATCGAACCGTTGGCTCGCTATCGATGGCGAGCGACCGTCTCCTGACACGTCGATCGAGAGCGCGGCACGGGTGGCGATCGCGCGGGCAACGAAGGGCATGCTCACCGACGGCGAATCCGGCGCGTGGGGCACGCAGGGTCTGGAAGGGATTCGCCGGTTCGCACGCGAGCTTCCGGAATGGACGGGACTGGATGACGCGTCCTGGAGTGCACGGTTTGCCTACCAGAACATCGAGCGTCGTGGCACCGGCGGCGGCGCGTTCCGCCGACTGTACGCCGATTTCCTCGCCCAGCTCGATTTCCTCGACGACTCGTTCGCCGATCGGACCCGCGCGATCGCCGACGACTGGAGGGCACTCGGCGAGACGCTTCGCGCGGCGAGCGAGACGCCGACCACGGAGACCTTCGAGCGCGCGGGCGAGCAGGCTGCAACCATCGCCGACCACGAAGAGGAACTGTTCGTTGATCTCCGCGAGGGGCTGGAAAACGATTGA
- a CDS encoding cupin domain-containing protein — translation MDHGIVHTDDVRVTDLSDVEELPPDLDIRSIDDALGTDETNVKLWYFDPGEEIQYHAHSEQEELYYVVEGEFSVKLGRSGEEEIHEVGPGTFYAAGPEIGHGHRYMGDDQGIVLAIGAPAVEDPGLDPHDLD, via the coding sequence ATGGACCACGGAATCGTTCACACGGACGACGTGCGCGTCACCGACCTCTCCGACGTCGAGGAGCTCCCGCCGGATCTCGACATCCGCTCGATCGACGACGCGCTCGGCACCGACGAGACGAACGTCAAGCTCTGGTATTTCGACCCCGGTGAGGAGATCCAGTACCACGCTCACTCCGAACAGGAGGAGCTCTACTACGTCGTCGAGGGCGAGTTCTCGGTCAAACTCGGCCGCTCTGGCGAGGAGGAAATCCACGAGGTCGGCCCGGGCACGTTCTACGCCGCCGGCCCCGAGATCGGTCACGGCCACCGCTACATGGGCGACGACCAGGGGATCGTTCTCGCCATCGGCGCGCCGGCCGTCGAGGATCCGGGGCTCGACCCGCACGACCTCGACTGA
- a CDS encoding redoxin domain-containing protein, whose translation MPPSEGERAPDFTALLCDGETFQTANLSTVLDGGCVVVFYGFSFSAIAENWWKRYERAGWDEFEVPVVGLSREGPYAQNAFIRYLDSPFRLFSDGEGAAAETYDLLTRRSGMGETRTARRAVFVLDDEQRVVHRWLGEDWISPVPRTEIEAAVAELVG comes from the coding sequence ATGCCACCATCCGAGGGCGAACGTGCACCCGATTTCACGGCGCTGCTCTGTGACGGCGAGACCTTCCAGACGGCCAACCTCTCGACCGTCCTTGACGGCGGCTGCGTGGTCGTCTTCTACGGCTTCTCGTTCAGTGCCATCGCCGAGAACTGGTGGAAACGCTACGAGCGCGCCGGCTGGGACGAATTCGAGGTTCCCGTCGTGGGCCTGAGTCGTGAAGGCCCTTACGCACAGAACGCCTTCATCCGCTATCTGGACAGTCCGTTTCGACTGTTCAGCGACGGTGAGGGGGCAGCCGCCGAGACGTACGATCTGCTCACTCGGCGTTCGGGCATGGGCGAGACACGAACCGCGCGCCGCGCCGTCTTCGTCCTCGACGACGAGCAGCGCGTCGTCCACCGCTGGCTCGGCGAGGACTGGATCTCACCCGTCCCACGCACGGAGATCGAGGCGGCCGTCGCCGAACTCGTCGGATAG
- a CDS encoding alpha-hydroxy-acid oxidizing protein, whose product MSDDSSEPYGERRQRDVYASGMLADDPPEHPVRYEELERRAMAAMSEEAAAYVAGGAGTEDTITENRRAFADWRIVPRVLRDVAERDLRVDLFGTELDLPVLLAPLGVLSIVHEAGELAVARAAADHDVPMVLSSASSYTMEEVAEELGETPKWFQLYWSADPDIANSFVERAENAGYDAIVVTLDTPLLGWRERDIEQGYLPFLDGEGVANYVSDPAFRDRLDVPPEENEGTALMEFVDIFGDPSLTWDDLANLRAETDLPLIVKGVLHPDDAARAVECGADGVIVSNHGGRQVDGAVGALTALPGVVDAVGDVPVLFDSGIRGGADAVKAIALGADAVLLGRPYAYGLALDGEAGVGSVLENFRADLDLTLALAGHTSFDELDRTVLLDRRPSGVDGP is encoded by the coding sequence ATGAGCGACGACTCCTCGGAGCCCTACGGCGAACGCCGCCAGCGCGACGTCTACGCGTCGGGGATGCTCGCCGACGACCCGCCCGAGCATCCGGTTCGGTACGAAGAGCTCGAGCGGCGGGCGATGGCCGCGATGAGCGAGGAGGCTGCGGCCTACGTGGCTGGCGGGGCCGGCACCGAGGACACGATCACCGAGAACCGCCGCGCGTTCGCCGACTGGCGGATCGTCCCGCGCGTGCTCCGTGACGTCGCCGAGCGCGACCTCCGCGTCGATCTCTTCGGGACCGAACTCGATCTCCCGGTCCTGCTCGCCCCGCTTGGCGTGCTCTCGATCGTCCACGAGGCGGGGGAGCTCGCGGTCGCGCGAGCCGCAGCCGATCACGACGTCCCGATGGTGCTCAGTTCGGCGTCGTCGTACACGATGGAGGAGGTCGCCGAGGAACTGGGAGAGACCCCGAAGTGGTTCCAGCTCTACTGGTCGGCCGACCCCGACATCGCGAACAGCTTCGTCGAGCGCGCCGAGAACGCCGGTTACGACGCGATCGTCGTCACGCTCGACACACCCCTGCTCGGCTGGCGCGAGCGCGACATCGAGCAGGGCTACCTCCCCTTCCTCGACGGCGAGGGCGTGGCGAACTACGTCTCCGATCCGGCCTTCCGCGATCGCCTCGACGTCCCGCCCGAGGAGAACGAGGGCACGGCGCTCATGGAGTTCGTCGACATCTTCGGCGATCCCTCGCTCACCTGGGACGATCTGGCGAACCTCCGCGCGGAGACCGACCTCCCGCTGATAGTCAAAGGTGTGCTCCACCCGGACGACGCCGCACGGGCCGTCGAGTGCGGTGCCGACGGCGTAATCGTCTCGAACCACGGCGGTCGACAGGTCGACGGTGCGGTCGGTGCACTCACCGCCCTCCCGGGCGTGGTCGATGCCGTCGGTGACGTCCCCGTCCTGTTCGATAGCGGCATCCGCGGCGGTGCGGACGCGGTGAAGGCGATCGCGCTCGGGGCCGACGCCGTCTTGCTCGGACGACCCTACGCCTACGGGCTGGCGCTCGATGGCGAGGCCGGCGTTGGAAGCGTCCTCGAGAACTTCCGCGCCGATCTCGATCTGACGCTCGCGCTCGCGGGCCACACGAGCTTCGACGAACTCGACAGGACGGTACTGCTCGATCGGCGGCCATCGGGCGTGGACGGTCCCTGA
- a CDS encoding HVO_2922 family protein, producing the protein MADETLFESERQRSRADIADVLRSLATALENDGPVTLEDGERSVRIEPPEQPLFEIEVERDSERRSLELELEWDERDEEGEDVSAAAESEPVESDGKSTAEPAHSLGRFEVFQDRASEWRWRLVHRNGNIIATSGEGYTSKQNALKGMRSVMKNAPDATVVSE; encoded by the coding sequence ATGGCCGACGAAACACTGTTCGAAAGCGAGCGTCAGCGGAGTCGCGCCGATATCGCCGACGTACTCAGATCGCTGGCGACGGCGCTCGAAAACGATGGGCCGGTGACGCTCGAAGACGGCGAGCGGTCAGTGCGGATCGAACCACCGGAGCAGCCGCTGTTCGAGATCGAGGTCGAACGCGACTCCGAGAGACGGAGTTTGGAACTGGAACTCGAATGGGACGAGCGCGACGAGGAGGGCGAGGACGTTTCGGCAGCCGCCGAGAGCGAGCCTGTAGAGAGTGATGGCAAATCCACGGCCGAACCCGCCCACAGCCTCGGTCGTTTCGAGGTCTTTCAGGACAGAGCGAGCGAGTGGCGCTGGCGGCTCGTCCACCGGAACGGGAACATCATCGCCACGAGCGGTGAGGGCTATACGAGCAAGCAGAACGCGCTCAAAGGGATGCGAAGCGTGATGAAGAACGCCCCCGACGCCACCGTTGTCTCCGAGTAG